From a region of the Neobacillus niacini genome:
- a CDS encoding BC1872 family protein: MNKTEVIARRILGWKLNRYDRWYDAEKRVFIYDFQPEENLEQALLIVDRLKSFGYTYSAAGEHEVCFNDVCANGETLSKAITNAAFSLADNSTIDEGWL; this comes from the coding sequence ATGAACAAAACAGAGGTCATTGCACGTAGAATACTTGGGTGGAAATTAAATCGGTATGACAGATGGTATGACGCAGAAAAAAGGGTATTTATTTATGATTTTCAGCCGGAGGAAAACCTTGAACAAGCACTTTTAATTGTTGACCGATTAAAAAGTTTCGGCTATACATATTCTGCAGCAGGTGAACATGAGGTTTGTTTTAATGATGTTTGTGCAAATGGTGAAACCTTATCAAAAGCCATTACGAATGCAGCATTTTCTCTCGCCGACAATAGTACAATTGATGAGGGATGGTTATAG
- a CDS encoding glutathione peroxidase, with protein MSIYAFQAEHSNGENSSLEDFKGKVLLVVNTASKCGLTPQYKGLEKVYRTYKDQGFSVLAFPCNQFGEQEPGTDEEIQAFCSVNYDVSFPVFKKIDVNGEHAHPLYRYLREQAPEDSNMDTHSRLYQHLSNNFPQILESSDIKWNFTKFLIDQNGNVVKRYFPSTLPEEMENDIEKLLK; from the coding sequence ATGTCGATTTATGCGTTTCAAGCTGAGCATTCAAATGGTGAAAATAGTAGCTTAGAGGACTTTAAGGGAAAAGTATTGCTGGTTGTGAATACTGCAAGTAAATGTGGTTTAACCCCGCAATATAAGGGTTTGGAGAAAGTTTATAGGACTTACAAAGATCAGGGATTCTCGGTTTTAGCCTTTCCTTGTAATCAATTTGGCGAGCAGGAACCTGGTACGGATGAGGAAATCCAAGCATTTTGCTCAGTCAACTATGATGTAAGTTTCCCTGTGTTTAAGAAAATTGATGTAAATGGGGAGCATGCACATCCGCTCTATCGGTATTTACGTGAGCAGGCACCAGAGGATAGTAACATGGATACCCACAGTAGATTATACCAGCATCTCAGTAACAATTTTCCACAGATTCTAGAGAGTTCTGATATTAAATGGAACTTTACTAAGTTTTTAATTGATCAAAATGGAAATGTTGTTAAACGCTATTTTCCAAGTACCCTGCCTGAAGAGATGGAAAATGATATTGAGAAGTTACTAAAATAA
- the pabB gene encoding aminodeoxychorismate synthase component I, with protein MIQKEPLLAFEFADSNGTIKPLTFQNPVRVIAAHKVEDVLPCFQLVQEAVEKGYYVAGYLSYESASAFDPAFKVKSGGSFPLLWFGIFSKPLPQQISSDGDFSVSKWKPAITMEEYNQAISSIKKSIQYGNTYQTNYTIRLHSEFSGDSLAFYNRLKKAQSSNYCAYIQTGEHSIVSASPELFFHLKNGRITTRPMKGTIKRGASFEEDARNANWLLQSEKNRAENLMIVDLLRNDLGMVAESGTVEVEKLFEIEQYPTVHQMTSTISAKVTENTTLLDIFKALFPCGSITGAPKVSTMNIIADLENEPREVYCGAIGYITPDKEAIFNVPIRTVLIDHSTGSAVYGVGGGVTWDSTSEGEYNEILAKAKLLEEKPSEYQLLESLLLDNGDYFLLEEHLKRLENSARYFGYPIEVERIKGFLNEYRDKQHNGMIKVRLLLAKDGELMIEGQPITQQDAVLKVVIADEPVDKTNPFLYHKTTNREIYEKFQKQKPAEAFDVLLWNQDGEITEFTNGNVALEIDGVRWTPPVNSGLLAGTFRDSLLQNGEIHEKVLTHSDLKKATRVWFINSVRKWKEVDLV; from the coding sequence ATGATACAAAAAGAACCTCTTTTAGCATTTGAATTTGCCGATTCAAACGGAACAATAAAACCATTAACGTTTCAAAATCCGGTCAGAGTGATAGCCGCACATAAAGTGGAAGATGTCTTACCGTGCTTTCAGCTTGTACAAGAAGCTGTAGAAAAAGGGTATTATGTTGCAGGATATTTATCATACGAGAGTGCTTCCGCATTTGATCCAGCATTTAAAGTCAAAAGCGGGGGTTCTTTTCCTTTGCTCTGGTTTGGTATTTTTTCAAAACCCCTACCTCAACAAATTAGCAGTGATGGGGATTTTTCCGTATCTAAATGGAAACCAGCCATTACGATGGAGGAGTATAATCAAGCAATCTCCTCTATTAAAAAATCTATACAGTATGGGAATACATACCAAACGAATTATACCATCCGTCTTCATTCAGAATTTAGCGGTGATAGTCTTGCTTTTTATAATAGGCTAAAAAAAGCACAAAGCTCTAATTATTGCGCTTACATACAAACGGGTGAACATAGTATAGTATCTGCTTCACCTGAGTTGTTTTTTCACTTGAAAAATGGAAGAATTACAACTCGACCAATGAAGGGTACGATTAAAAGAGGGGCGTCATTTGAAGAGGATGCAAGAAATGCAAACTGGCTGCTTCAATCCGAGAAAAATCGTGCAGAAAACCTTATGATTGTCGATTTGCTCCGAAATGACCTCGGAATGGTTGCTGAATCAGGAACGGTTGAGGTTGAGAAATTATTTGAAATTGAACAATACCCGACGGTTCATCAAATGACCTCCACCATTTCTGCAAAGGTAACAGAAAACACGACCCTTTTAGATATCTTTAAAGCACTTTTTCCATGCGGGTCCATTACAGGTGCACCAAAGGTTAGCACGATGAATATCATTGCAGACTTAGAAAATGAACCACGTGAGGTTTACTGCGGTGCTATTGGCTATATTACACCAGATAAAGAAGCGATTTTTAATGTACCTATTAGAACAGTGCTGATTGACCATTCAACTGGCAGCGCCGTGTATGGTGTTGGCGGAGGAGTTACATGGGATTCCACATCAGAAGGGGAATACAATGAGATTCTTGCAAAAGCAAAGCTGTTAGAGGAAAAACCATCGGAATACCAGTTGTTAGAAAGTTTGCTGCTGGACAATGGGGATTATTTTTTGCTTGAAGAGCACCTTAAACGCCTAGAGAATTCAGCCCGGTATTTTGGGTATCCTATCGAAGTTGAAAGGATAAAAGGATTCTTAAACGAGTATAGAGATAAACAACATAACGGGATGATCAAGGTTCGATTATTATTGGCTAAAGATGGAGAGTTAATGATCGAAGGTCAACCTATCACCCAACAGGATGCAGTGTTAAAAGTGGTCATAGCAGATGAGCCAGTCGATAAAACCAATCCATTTCTGTACCATAAAACCACCAATCGCGAAATCTACGAAAAGTTTCAAAAACAGAAGCCAGCAGAAGCTTTTGATGTCCTGCTTTGGAATCAAGACGGAGAAATAACCGAATTTACAAATGGCAACGTTGCCCTGGAAATTGACGGTGTACGATGGACTCCGCCCGTAAACAGCGGTTTACTAGCTGGGACTTTTCGTGACAGTTTACTACAAAATGGAGAAATACACGAAAAAGTACTCACACACTCTGATTTAAAAAAAGCAACAAGAGTCTGGTTTATAAATAGTGTTCGAAAATGGAAAGAGGTTGACCTAGTATAA
- a CDS encoding amino acid permease, producing MAENIMKRKRKGLSAWQLTMMALGSVIGGSFFLGSSVAINAAGPSILISYILAGGLVYLILYALSEMTVGAPTVGSFSTFAARELGQGTGFVVGWLYWTGTVLSMSSEATAISLLVREWVPNVSIAWLGGSIIVAVTLLNLLGADKIGKLASGLSAVKIFAIIFFILTALVLIVGLMPGTPAIGAGELAREPIMPGGVQGIAGSMLLVVFAYAGFEIIGLAATEADNPTETIPKAIRYTVFSLVGLYILYAAVLLPLIPTAELSENVSPMVASLNRWGIGWAGTALNLVLISAILSAMLACIFGLGRMIRSLSDEGHAPHWLKDKRDVPYKGILFSGLSMMIGLFFGLLFPRAYLVLITSGGFALIFTYAVIMASHIRFRKREGCPPGGICQMPGFPLTSWIALISLIIVLLCMPFIPGQTAGLITGSSMVVIYSLIYLVMSYRRRTGANDTAKKDVSPRKLRPNYATELAQEIAERVDERNKDK from the coding sequence ATGGCTGAAAATATAATGAAGCGCAAGCGAAAAGGGTTGTCTGCATGGCAGCTAACGATGATGGCGTTAGGAAGTGTCATTGGGGGGTCTTTTTTCCTTGGATCATCTGTGGCGATTAATGCAGCAGGTCCATCTATTTTAATATCGTATATTTTAGCCGGCGGGCTTGTGTATCTGATCTTATATGCTTTGTCAGAGATGACTGTGGGTGCACCCACAGTAGGTTCCTTTAGTACATTTGCGGCAAGGGAACTTGGACAGGGAACAGGATTTGTTGTGGGCTGGCTTTATTGGACAGGGACCGTTTTATCGATGTCGAGTGAAGCTACAGCCATTTCATTGTTGGTTCGTGAATGGGTACCGAATGTATCAATCGCTTGGTTAGGTGGATCAATTATTGTAGCGGTTACGCTGCTTAATTTATTAGGAGCAGATAAAATAGGAAAGCTGGCAAGCGGGTTATCTGCAGTTAAAATTTTTGCGATTATCTTTTTTATCTTAACGGCATTGGTTTTGATTGTAGGTTTAATGCCAGGAACACCAGCGATTGGTGCCGGAGAGTTGGCGAGGGAACCAATCATGCCTGGAGGAGTACAGGGGATTGCTGGAAGTATGCTCCTGGTTGTTTTTGCCTATGCGGGCTTTGAGATCATTGGATTAGCGGCAACTGAGGCCGATAATCCAACTGAAACGATACCGAAAGCGATTCGCTATACCGTTTTTTCATTGGTCGGATTATATATCCTGTATGCGGCAGTGCTGCTGCCACTTATTCCTACAGCAGAACTTAGTGAAAACGTAAGTCCGATGGTTGCCTCACTAAATCGATGGGGGATTGGCTGGGCAGGTACGGCGCTAAATCTGGTATTGATTTCAGCGATTCTCTCAGCGATGCTGGCATGTATTTTTGGATTAGGAAGAATGATTCGTTCCCTTTCTGATGAAGGTCATGCACCGCATTGGCTTAAGGACAAAAGAGATGTTCCGTACAAAGGTATTTTATTTTCCGGGCTGTCCATGATGATTGGACTGTTTTTTGGTCTGTTATTTCCGAGAGCCTATCTTGTTTTAATTACATCTGGCGGATTTGCTCTAATCTTTACCTATGCCGTAATCATGGCAAGTCATATCCGCTTTCGTAAAAGGGAAGGATGTCCGCCGGGCGGGATCTGTCAAATGCCGGGGTTCCCTCTTACATCTTGGATTGCATTAATAAGCTTAATCATCGTTTTATTATGCATGCCTTTTATTCCAGGACAAACAGCAGGCCTCATTACTGGAAGTAGTATGGTTGTCATTTACTCCCTCATTTATTTAGTAATGAGCTACAGGAGACGTACAGGAGCAAATGATACAGCCAAAAAAGATGTATCACCAAGAAAATTGCGGCCAAACTACGCCACCGAGTTAGCCCAGGAAATAGCTGAAAGAGTTGACGAAAGAAACAAGGATAAATAA
- a CDS encoding cupin domain-containing protein, producing MHRNDLNNLVSKLGLTPHPEGGYYKETFKSDEHISDNELSVNYEGIRKLYTSIYFLLTSDDVSHFHRLKSDELWYYHGGSSLSIHVIDESGDYKEIKLGMNLDAGEVPQVLVKKNSIFGSSVSEKETCSLVGCMVSPGFEFQDFELFTQEELMKVYPQHKEIIMKLAYQQLPSSLE from the coding sequence ATGCATCGTAATGATTTGAATAACCTAGTTTCGAAGCTTGGCCTTACACCACATCCTGAAGGTGGTTACTACAAAGAAACTTTTAAGTCAGATGAACATATTAGTGACAACGAATTGTCCGTTAATTACGAGGGAATACGTAAGCTATATACCAGTATTTATTTTCTTTTAACCTCTGATGATGTCTCCCATTTTCACCGGCTTAAATCAGATGAACTTTGGTACTATCACGGTGGAAGTTCTTTAAGTATTCATGTCATTGATGAAAGTGGCGATTATAAGGAAATAAAGTTAGGGATGAATCTTGATGCAGGCGAAGTACCCCAAGTCTTAGTGAAGAAAAATTCCATATTTGGGTCTTCTGTTTCGGAGAAGGAAACTTGTTCACTAGTGGGATGTATGGTTTCCCCAGGATTTGAATTTCAAGACTTTGAACTGTTTACACAAGAAGAATTGATGAAAGTTTATCCGCAACACAAAGAAATCATTATGAAATTAGCTTATCAACAGCTGCCAAGTTCGTTAGAATAA
- a CDS encoding CBO0543 family protein has translation MTYQEGLQQVDKATKMINEANQLIVETVMNAFLFTWQWWTALAMIVAPWIIWGIFRNRESTARLFSAGLLVMVLSEILDTLGVSFGKWAYPVKVVPVATINFSYRLSVLPVFVMLLLQYRPNFNPYLKAVFFGVLGAYVGMPALAKFDLYKKIDWSFTYSFLILTSFYLLAHWYSRLNSFEKLEKK, from the coding sequence ATGACTTACCAAGAAGGATTGCAACAAGTAGATAAAGCAACTAAAATGATTAATGAGGCAAACCAGTTAATTGTTGAAACAGTAATGAATGCCTTTCTATTTACTTGGCAGTGGTGGACAGCATTAGCTATGATCGTTGCCCCTTGGATTATTTGGGGGATTTTCCGAAATCGTGAAAGCACAGCTCGTTTATTTTCTGCAGGTTTATTAGTAATGGTATTATCAGAAATCCTTGATACGCTTGGAGTTAGTTTTGGAAAATGGGCTTATCCGGTAAAGGTAGTTCCCGTAGCCACAATAAATTTTTCGTACAGACTTTCTGTTTTACCAGTGTTTGTCATGCTATTGTTGCAATATAGGCCTAACTTTAATCCATATCTAAAAGCAGTTTTTTTTGGAGTGCTAGGTGCATATGTAGGTATGCCTGCATTGGCTAAATTTGATTTATACAAGAAAATTGATTGGTCTTTTACATATTCTTTCTTGATCCTAACCTCATTCTATTTACTGGCTCACTGGTATAGCCGCTTAAATTCCTTCGAAAAGTTAGAAAAAAAATAA
- a CDS encoding threonine aldolase family protein — protein sequence MYSFKNDYSEGAHPRILNALLETNLEQEEGYGEDRYSKEASERIKEKLLNDNVDIHFISGGTQTNLIAISAFLRPHEAAIAVSSGHILGHETGAIEATGHKILSVEGKDGKLSPADLQGVLDGHPDEHMVKPKLVYISNSTEIGSIYSKSELQELHDFCQRNQLILYMDGARLGSALCSEENDLLLSDLPNLVDAFYIGGTKNGALIGEALVICRGSLKEDFRYHIKQKGALLAKGRLMGIQFLELFRDNLFFDLAAHANQMSGRIRDELVKANIKFLTHSPSNQIFPILPNAVITELQNNYAFHVWEKVDSDSSAIRLVTSWATKEEEVIGFIEELKRVI from the coding sequence ATGTACAGCTTTAAGAACGATTACAGTGAAGGGGCACATCCTAGAATACTAAATGCACTACTAGAAACCAACCTGGAGCAGGAAGAGGGGTACGGTGAGGATAGATATTCGAAAGAAGCAAGTGAACGGATAAAGGAGAAACTCCTAAATGACAACGTAGATATTCACTTCATTTCAGGAGGAACACAAACCAATCTTATTGCTATATCAGCTTTCCTTAGACCACATGAAGCGGCAATCGCCGTTAGCAGCGGACATATTCTGGGTCATGAAACAGGTGCCATCGAAGCAACCGGTCATAAAATTCTATCAGTTGAGGGGAAAGATGGAAAACTTTCACCAGCGGATTTGCAGGGAGTACTAGACGGTCATCCGGATGAGCACATGGTAAAGCCGAAATTAGTTTACATATCGAATTCTACTGAAATTGGTTCTATATATTCTAAGAGCGAACTGCAGGAGTTACATGACTTTTGCCAACGTAATCAGCTTATATTGTATATGGATGGTGCAAGGCTTGGTTCTGCATTGTGTTCAGAGGAGAATGATCTGCTGTTGAGCGATCTCCCAAACCTAGTCGATGCGTTTTACATTGGCGGGACAAAGAATGGAGCTTTGATTGGTGAGGCATTAGTGATTTGCCGTGGATCTTTAAAGGAAGATTTTCGTTACCATATTAAGCAAAAAGGGGCGCTCCTTGCCAAGGGAAGATTGATGGGCATACAATTTCTTGAACTCTTTCGGGATAATTTGTTCTTTGATTTGGCCGCGCATGCAAATCAGATGTCAGGCAGGATTAGAGATGAGCTCGTAAAAGCAAATATAAAGTTTTTGACCCACTCACCGTCAAATCAAATTTTTCCGATACTGCCGAATGCAGTTATCACCGAGCTTCAAAACAACTATGCTTTTCATGTCTGGGAGAAGGTAGATTCTGATTCATCGGCAATTCGCCTCGTGACTTCCTGGGCAACAAAAGAAGAAGAGGTAATTGGCTTTATAGAGGAATTGAAGAGAGTAATATAA